The segment CTGAACCGCGTGCGTAGCGCGACTGTGAAAGCGAACCGCCGGAGGAAAATCGTCATGAGTGTCGATATCGTTCGAGGTACCAGCCAGAAGCCCGTGGCAAGCGATGCGTTGGTGGAGGTCGTCTCTAAGCAAACCGCATTGTCGGGGCGCTTGTTCATCGGCTATCCGATTATCAGCACGTCCGATGGACTCCAGTTGATGGACGCCTTGTTGATTTCGGCTGATAAGGGAATCATCGTGTTCGATCTGATCGAGGGGCACGAAACGGGCGGTTACGGGGTGCGGCAGGACGATTCGGTCAATAAGCTCGAAGCCCGGCTTAAGGCTCACCAGAAACTGATGAACCGCCGGGATCTTATGGTTCCCATCCATGCTATCTCATTTGCCCCCGCACTAAGCAATCTGGATCCATACCGATTCGAGAATTACCCGCTCGCGAACGCCTCCTCCCTCATACAGGAACTGAACCGGTTCACATGGTCGGGTCCTCATGACCAGGAGATGTACGGGAAGGCGCTTTCGGTGATCGAGAACATTTCCACGATGCATAAAAAGGGACTCAACCGGAGTGTTGCGAAGGAGAACTCCAAAGGCGCGAAACTGGAACTGCTTGAGAAATCGATCGCGACACTGGACAGCATGCAGAGCAGAGGCGTCATCGAAACGGTCGAAGGCGTGCAACGTATCCGGGGTCTGGCGGGTTCGGGCAAAACCATCGTTCTGGCGCTCAAGGCGGCCTATATCCATGCGTATCATCCTGACTGGCGTATCGCAGTCACATTCAATTCACGTTCCCTCAAGGATCATTTTCGTCGCCTGATCAACAACTTCTTCATAGAACAAACCGGCGTAGAGCCCGATTGGAACAGGCTGCGTATCATAAATGCCTGGGGGGCCTGGCGGGGTAAAGATCGCGGGGGGCTCTATTACGAGTTCTGTCGCCTGCACGGCCTGGGTTTTTTCGATTTCGCAAAGGCGCGCAGCAGATTCGGACAAGGCAGGGAGTTCGCGGGGGCGTGCGAATACGCCCTCATGTTTGCGCAAGAACCCAAACCAGTCTACGACGCGATACTCGTGGACGAGGCGCAGGATCTATCGCCCATGTTTCTGAGGCTCTGCTACGAGTTGCTCAAACCCCCCAGGAGACTGGTGTATGCCTATGACGAACTGCAGAATCTCGGTGGCGGCTCCCTGCCTGCTCCCGAGGAGATTTTCGGGAAAAGTACGGATGGATCGACCAAAGTTCGGTTTGACGCCACCAGTCCTCTCGCGCCGCAACGTGATATCATGCTGTCGAAATGCTACCGCAACTCGAAGCCGGTTCTGGCCACGGCGCTTGCCCTTGGACTCGGGATATACCGGAAACCGCCCGATGCGACGGAAACCGGTCTGGTCCAGATGTTCGACCGGGCACGTTTATGGGAAGACATCG is part of the Gemmatimonadota bacterium genome and harbors:
- a CDS encoding ATP-binding domain-containing protein, which translates into the protein MSVDIVRGTSQKPVASDALVEVVSKQTALSGRLFIGYPIISTSDGLQLMDALLISADKGIIVFDLIEGHETGGYGVRQDDSVNKLEARLKAHQKLMNRRDLMVPIHAISFAPALSNLDPYRFENYPLANASSLIQELNRFTWSGPHDQEMYGKALSVIENISTMHKKGLNRSVAKENSKGAKLELLEKSIATLDSMQSRGVIETVEGVQRIRGLAGSGKTIVLALKAAYIHAYHPDWRIAVTFNSRSLKDHFRRLINNFFIEQTGVEPDWNRLRIINAWGAWRGKDRGGLYYEFCRLHGLGFFDFAKARSRFGQGREFAGACEYALMFAQEPKPVYDAILVDEAQDLSPMFLRLCYELLKPPRRLVYAYDELQNLGGGSLPAPEEIFGKSTDGSTKVRFDATSPLAPQRDIMLSKCYRNSKPVLATALALGLGIYRKPPDATETGLVQMFDRARLWEDIGYRVRDGALRDGSNVTLDRTEDTSPGFLESHSDLDDLIRFVSFRNEYDQTDWLTEAIAENLSQDELRHEDIMVINPDPRATREKFDPIHRRLKELGINSHLAGVDTDPNTFFQPGNASVTFTGVHRAKGNEAGMVYIINAHDCHSAVRNLARTRNRLFAAITRSKAWVRVLGFGESMAMLKSEYEKLKARHFELRFTYPTSEQRDHLRVIHSDMTPEESKRLKNRDRHLDDLLKELESGEVQIEDLDEDTVARFRKILAK